TCAGCgtcagagcccccccccccttggagTTTCAGGCCCCCCCGGAGTGTCAGGACCCTGGACTGTGAGTCATTGTTGCGTTTTTTGGACATTTGTTGATCACTTGATTTGTTGGGCAGAGATTTGATGCGGTGAAAAACTATTTGTGCTCCTCCGATTCAAAGCACCCTGTTACCTGTTGAAAGTTTCCTACCTAAATGGACAAAAGCACACTAGTGACACCAGTAGACAATTTGTGTCCTACACCCGAAACAGATGAAAATAGCTCTTACAGAAACTACAAGCTACAactgtttttttgacatttcttctCAGTCTCAGAATGAGCAAGGCGGGTGATGAAGGTGGCGGTGGGGGCAGCAGTGAAACAGCCCAGCAGCCGGAGGGTAAGACTTCAGCGGGGAAGGCCCTGAGCAAACTCAGTGCTACCACTATTGGACCAAGCTGGACTAAAGTTAACTGCCCCTGTTGTGTATCGGAGCGGGTCGAGCCGTTGGTTCTGGTGAAGCTAGGGGAGAAAGTTCGCCCTGAGACGAAAAGGTGGCTCGTCAGATTGATTGGAGCTCCTCAGAAAGATGGAGGTAAGTGTTCAACAGTGTAGTGATTAGCAAGTGATGAGCTGCAAGAGTCATGTGCAACTCAAGTGTCTATCTGCATTGATTGCTaccatgcaaaaaaaacatacacatcaAACTTTTAAGAGCTTTTTTTACTCTCTCATACTGGAAGTCTCTTGAACAGGAGAGTCATAATTCCAATGTAAGATAAACTTTCATTATCCCCGTTGGGAGATTCATATGTCTAATGGTGTCTAGGTCTCATATAAATGTTGGCCAGATGTGGTTAATATTTTACTAGGACAAAAAacatatgaaaagaaaagaatacttGTTTTCTGCAGCTGTATCCACATGCATTTCTTTGCAGATAAACCCTTCATTTCAATATTCAAactactttttttcatttataaataataacttgtgtcattattgtcattatgGTCGTGGTGGATAGATCTAAATCACTACTCTTAGAtcactctgtttttttaatttcaaccaTGCTGGGCTGCCAAAAAATGTTAAGCCCTACAGAACTTTTGAAGATCCCACAGtgaaaaagtctaaaaatgaGTACTGTATACTGCATACTGTAAATGATGAACAATACATTAAGATTAATTCAGTTTGATTGAAAATGTGCGATAATAGCTTATTTCACTTAATGTCAACATCATGTAATTATAGTTGGAACAAAGCAATACAGCAACATACAGTTCAGACATATATTCCTCTTCTGTTCTTTGCTCTTAAAGGTTTTTGCTTTGACAATTTTGGGCCCTTTTTCATTATCATTTCTTTACTGATGACACTtaacaatatttttcttttctaaggaaaagacatgcatctcattgtttttcttttctaaggAAAAGACATGCATCTCATTAGTGGAATGTCACATCAACAAATAAAGCTTGACCTGGCTTAGAAATACAGTAACTCCTTAATTTCTCAGGAAATCACTTGCAAATCATGCATGTCATTAAGTTCAAATCTCTATcactacatgtatgtgtaatgctatggactgtatttataaagcttttctagtcttaacaacaactcaaagtgcttttacatagtacaggaaccatttaccattcacacacattcatacactttggctgaggctgccgtacaaggtgccacctgctcatcagataaacactccgAAGGCTCAATTTCTCCTTATTGAAGGAATGTGATCAGCTCACTTAACGATATGTTCACATGTTAAGTCTGTCTACAAATAACCAAAAATTAGAGTTTTAATACACCCTCTTTTGCAACTCTTTCCGCCCCAGGTGCTGCATTGCTGGCCCACCCTGGCGAGGATGCCAGTGGTGACCTCATCGTGGTCTCCGCCCCACGCTGTACGTTACTTAAAGCCACTGAAGAGTTAGGTCTATGTAAGACTTACCGCAACACAGACATGGAAGCCTTTTCCTACAATGACAGAGACAACTTTAAAGATTCAGGTACAACTGTCTAGCTTTGAATGTACTTTACATGTTGAAACCATAAAAAGAGAGGGAGTGGATTTGGGTTGTTTTAAGGTCCAACAcgtaatatactgtatttactgtattaaatcaaaatcagatattaaggaaacatccaaagttgaaatactatcttctCTGAAACAATGCTATTACaagtattttctcctttgaaTGTATTGCAAAACCAAGATAatggattaagccgggatattccaGTTAGCTGGCTCAATTTAGCCTTGACtttgtttcacaaaagcagaggcacccaagttaccatggagatttattctgtaCAGATAGCCAGGCAAAGAGCCAGGATTTATTCATCCTggagccttttctgttcactcagCCGTGGTTTTACTTTATTGTTATCAGCctgcattaaaatacaacaagtGCATATTGTGGTTAATATAAGTACtgttattatttaaagttgtgaccattattttgttttgtaattattCATGTCACAGtcattgttactgttatattgCTGTATGAAGAGTGCTGTTCAcatattgttgttagaagttTGATGAATATATTATGGCAGTTGTTGAGATAATAAGAAACTTTTAGAAATGTTACTAagggcaatttaaaaaaaatatatatattttttaatgtgctgTCCATGTGTGTTTCTATAGTGTACCGATGCAccttacatttttttagttgatacatttttttgtattctattctgttctctATAATTTGGGaacattgtacatttttaagAACATATCCTATTAGTACAATCCTCCCTAATGATAGGCTTAGTTCACTGAAccaagataagataagaaaacctttttttgtcctacagtggggaaattaatttttttttaataaaaaaaaaataattgcggCAATACATAACCATATATGTACACTGCTATACATTCATGTAACAACAAGGAGAGGAAACCTTAATGTTTTTTGGCATTATAGTTTTCTGGGGGGTAATAACTAATAAATATCACTAGCATTTGTtgtgacagtggagaggaaaaactcccttttaggcagaaacctcaagaGGTGAGGAAAACGTCCTTTTctttggacagacccaggctcttggtaggacAGCGccagttgggggtgtgatgaagagtggcaattatagtcacaataaagataatggaaccaTGACttgaaatagtagttgtagtagttaatGGCATAGCAGGTCATTGCAGGGTGTTACGGGGTGCAGCAGGGCATAGTAACATTTTAGCATGTATACACACTAAACATCTGCATACGTACAGCATGGCTGTAAActcttgttctttttaaaactgtatttttcattctggtgtgtgtttgtttccaaGCATCACTAGCTATATTTATGTATCTGTGTCTATCCATGTGTGTGACAGACAACATGGAGGTGTTCCTGACCCTGGCGGAGAGGCAGTACATAGTGAGGTATCAGCTGGATGGTATGCGGGCGCAGAAAGAGATGAAAATACCCGGCCTGTCTGACAGCTACGTACTGCAACATCGTGCCAACATCTGTGAGTTATTTCACTGTGTGTTCAAAACTGTATAGAAAGACAGGATGCAAACAAATTTCCGTTGCgttaaatactttatttatggCGTAATGTAAAGACAATATACCAGTAAGGGGGCAGAATTCTGTCTTTTTAATTTATGACTTAGTgtaatttgaatattttaagGAATGCTTCCAGACAAAGAtgcaaatacacagacacaaacaacaacaagatcACCACTTGTTAAGACTTTCTTTATAATGCACTCCTCTCATCACATTGTAGCCTCCCAATCAGTTCATATAATGTGTTGAGAACaatctaatcatcaattaggaTTGAGTTTTGGACATGATGACAGCAATGTTGTAAATATTATTTAACTGCTGTCTCCACATTCAGCCAGTATCCAGATGTACAATGTGTATCTATGTTTAGCTGACCTCAGCTGTGTCAtgtctttcctctcttctcacATTCGATCAAGAAATTGCTTCAGTCAGCAACAgcctcagtgtgtgtgatgtaccgtatactgtatgtgtgtaactGGGTATGTGTGGATTAGTTGTTGCTACTGTCCCTCTTTCACCCATGTTTTCATATCATTCTATTTAGGGCGCAAGCTTGTGTCAGCTGGTGTTGTTGTGGACACGTTTCCCCTCCACAACCCGACCAAACTGAGGGATCTCAGTAACGCTTGGTACTCTGGGAATCAATTGGCTCAGCCGCTAGGTGGGTGACACACGTAGAATTCACAATAGATGGCTGTGTGGGTGACAGTTTCTGTTTCCTGCCTGTATGAACCATGAACCATGCATGCACTTACACCAGTCACCTGCTGCTTTATCCAGATTCAGTCAATGGGTATTTTGGAACCCCTGTGGCTTTCTACTTCAGCTTCCTTGATTTCTACACCTGGTCTCTGCTCCCACCGGCGATACTGGGCCTGTCCATTACATTCTTCTCAGGTGGGTGTGTGGATTTATCATTTATGTTTGTTCATGTATGGCATTTATTATTTAGATATTTAGCACTCTTACCATTAgaatatgtattattataaagGTTTTGCAAGCAACTAGAGTTTGTTAATCACAAACATATGTGTACCTTGATGTTAATCTTAAAACTTATAACATGGAATAACATTTCACAgatgaaaaagattttttacaaTTGTACTGTTACGAACATAAATATCACAAGAAGTAatgttaattaataatttctttaaaccaatcacaatcaatcttgggcggcgctaagcgctGGAAGTAGCAactgtgcctctgcaaaatagccttgagaaggaacttgtttggtggACCACGTGTACGTTCaacagttgtttttgtcatgcaacagaaaaattGCATTCGAGCTGAACTGCAGTTCCTCGATGTGAGTTAATACCCATAGACTCCTGTGTTAAAAAATCCCAATTTTACAGaacataacagaaaaaaaactgtttgaatgaatgaacagcAGCGGGCAATGCGGTATCTAACTAGATAAAGGAAAGCAGCTGATTTATCTTGAAAAGACTCAGAAGTATGACGCTCATTTTCACTGGAAAGTGTGTGATGCTTTACACCAAAAGATTATGGGGATAACAGAGGATTGCAAGAATACTAAAAGTCTGCCTAGCTAATCTTATCAATGGAAGCCAAGGATTGTTGTTgtaatatttgtttaatttaatccTGGTATCTGATAAGCTAGATCACAAGCTAATTATCTTGTGTTTTAAGATAATGATTCAGTATCAACAGAAAACTTTAAAAGTCCCacggcatgaaaatttcactttgtgaggttttttaacattattatgcaTTCCCCAGTGCCAAaaaaatggcgataggtgtaaactgagcccagggtatcttgctctgcctttCAGAAAATGAAGGCTCAGATTCCCCCTTCCCCCACCCGCCCACTCttctcctcaatagctacagactcagaaatggcacatcctaaggagagctcattgtgggactagTGGCTGTaactctgcaccaaggctgaactTTGGGAAAGATACTTCATaaacagtatcaggggaccactaaggcctatataaaagcatcctaAAAGCGCCATGTCATGGGATCTTCAACAAGTTTGTTGTCATGGTAATGGTAATTAACTTATGATCTTGATAAtattgataaaatgaaatgattgcAGCCCGGCTGTTTTTGACTTCCATACTTATCTTTTGCTACTCCTGGGGAAAAAAGTGTTCTGCTTACTAATCTGTAAAGCTTGCCCTGAGGGTGGTAACACGGTAAAGATGACTTTTTTGAAGTGTCAGCATGTTAAAGCATGTTACATGCCTATAGTTATTGTCACGGAGGTGAGTGAAAGGCAGGAAGGAATTGGACCGAATGCAGGAATGCAGACAGACTAGGAAGACAGGAACTGAACTGTTCAGGAGTTTATTGATAAAATGTAAGCACATGAGCTCATTGGCATGGATAGAAAAATAGCCAAACAGAAGTAACAGAGTCTTTGGGTAAACAGGAACAAGGCAGGAAAAAGATGCAGGCAGGCAAAGATTCCCGTCAGGATTCAGGATTCAGGATTCAGGATTCAGGATTCATTAAACAGGTTCAGATGGTTTAAAAGCAATGCACGAAGCAACATTGAAATATTAAGAACTTTGAAACAAAAGGGGCATTTGATTgaactgcattttttttgcacttctgcattggcttccatttgtcagaaaaacacacggtgagacactttttttcacGGCTCTCATTTGTGTTCCAGTTATTGAGGATGGGATGCTCAGCCCCACAATGTAATTCAGGCTGATTGATGATGTATTTTAACTCAAGTGCATCTGTGAATTGAACAACAAACTAACTggacaaaaagtttttcttaCCTGAGCCAGGCTCAACAAATGCTGAAGATGACTCAGCACCAGCTGTCACCGGTCACATGATCCAGGCGATCTTTAGCATGCTTTGGTCCACGGTGTTTATGGAGCTGTGGAAGCGTCGGAGCTCCACCCTGTCCTACCGTTGGGGGACCCTGACACTGGCTGACCGCTTCGCCGAGCCTCGACCTGGTTTCCACGGCGACATCGGGGTCAACCCAGTGACAGGTCGTATGGAGCCGCTCTTTCCTGAATGGCAGAGGGACCTGCGCATGGCACTGGTGTCAGTGCCAGTGGTGGGGCTGTTTTTAGGTACAACTtagattttaaatgtaaattgaaTGAACTAATCAGTGCACGCTACTGAGCTGAAAGGTATTATGATATTATCATGAtagataattattattattattattattattattatgagtaaAAGAAGTATTAGTGACATTTTCTAAAAGCAATCCAATCCAGTGTTTGAATTATGTGAAAACACTTAAACGCTCTGCTCTTTAAAATTGCAAATACTCTTCTCAGCTATACCTCCGTCCTCATCATGTCTCCTGCCCTGTCACGTCTCTGCAGGGTTGGTGGTACTGGGAATGGTTTGTTTCTACTGGGGGGAGGCCCAGGTGCAATGGCTACACAAAGACTGGGAGTCCCTGCTGTCTCTGACTTTGCTCTACATACCCTCAGTGCTTCACATCGTCTATACTAATATGCTAGCAAATGTTTACAGGATGGTGGCCCAGTCTCTGACTGAATATGGTGAGTTAGACGGAGGGGATGCCATTGGGAGAATGAAGAACTTATAAATAAAGTGGCAACACTATttgtattatatactatatgtacAGTGCATAGGTATGCAGTACATATATGCACTTTACAGAGAGCAAAAAAAGAATCGAAGATAGTCATTCAGCCAATAGTATTGTTCATAACGCTTATGATTAGCCAACCATTTCCCTTATATTTCCCTTTAGAGAACCACAGAGAAGAGTCTGCCTTCGAGAACCATCTGACAGCCAAAGTCTTGGTGGTTAGTTCCTCTCATCTACTCTCCTCTCCATTAGCTCTTACATCCTACCCAGCAGGCTTTTTAACCAGGCTCTTGTCTCTCTCCCCACAGTTCACCTTCTTCAACAACTTTGCAGTTCTCTTCCACATTGCCTTCTTCAAGCAGGATGTGCCTTTGCTTCGCAAGGTAACAGCTGAGCTCTACACTTCTTCCACTGGTATCTGTAAAGTGTTCAAGCAGGGAGAGTTATTTAGCAATGCATTTAATGTGATACTGTTTTCATATTAGCCATATATTCCTGCTGTGAGAAGggttatttgttttcttttgcgtCAAGTGATGTGACCGTCCTGCTGCTTTATTTCTAGTTGACAGCAAAGGTAACTTATGTTTGCTGGGCcaaataacattttcatttttatatacttcaaattgattgattttagaGTAATTATTTCTGTAAGTGGacttttgtaaatctttacaactGTGTCAATGTCGCTTACACTTGTTGCCATTTTGTATGTTGCCATTTTCCTGAATGAAGCTAGGTAGCTGGCTGGCTATGTAGGAAGATTCCCACTTTTAACTGTGACTACAAAGCACAACACCAGGCATATTTAGGTCGCTTGATAAGTCTGAGATGTGGGCGGCGATTCAGAGGTCTGGAACCACAATAGAGCAGTGCTCTTCATAAACTGATCTGTTGTGATGTCTAAAATCAGTTCCTTTTAGAATGAGTGCAAAGTTGAAGTGTGACCAACAAATGTaaggtaataaaataaaaaaagctctCTAATTTATTAGAATGTATTGAACATTTTCTGGTACAGGATATAAAATCCTCTATTTCAGactcaaacaacacaaaaacaaaaatgttataaacaaATTTGAAGCACATTGATTTCatgattaaaagaaaatgtgtctaAGCAATTCTTGAAAGAGTTAACTGAGGGGTAGCGATCCAGGGGACTTGAAAGCCTGATTCCCAATGAAAATAGCTGACTCAGAGACAGTTGGCTTTGACATTAAGTGTTCTTTAATAACTCAGATCAGGAACAGGCCAGTGGAACAAACTTTAACTTCTTCTCCCATCCGGGGTTTGTCAGTCTTCAGCCGGCTTGTCCTGGAAGGATTTAAAGCAGAGCAAGAGGTCAGTCCTTTTTCCAGCCAATATCCTTAATGAACAATAAACTCCTGCAGTGTTGCCTCGCTGGGACTTTTTTCCTCCCTCAATTCCATGAGTCCTTGGGCTGGCTCTTCCCCTAATAACCTGATGGGCTGCAGGTGTGACTGGTTTGCTACACACCCCCTCCTCCAGCCATAGGCAGGGGCTGAGAGCGTCCACAAACCAGCATTCATCCCTCCTGGAGAGTGCATCTGCATTCCCGTTGGCTCTTCCCGACCTGTGCACAACagtaaaattaaagttttgcAATTCAAAGAACCACCGTGGGACTTGTGCGTTAGTGTCCTTAGCAGTTGCCATCCATTTAAGTTCTGCCAATGAGATAGTACCGCAGCTTGATTAGGGCCCATTTAATCGCCAGACATTCTTTTTCCACTGTAGAATCATTCCTTTCATGTTTTTGGAACTTACGACTAATGTACGTAATTGGATGTTGTTACCCCCCTCTGGCCTGGGATAGCACAGCTCCAAGCACGGTCCCCGAGGCGTCGGCATGAACAACGAACATGTCACCCAAAGTCTGGTGTATTCCGGACTGGCTCGGTGCATAAAGCCTTAAGGGTGAATGCCTCCTCCGCCTCTGGTCCATAATTCTTTGGAACATAGCTGGTGCTCCATGGACAACAAAGGGCAGCACTTTGTAGTGGTGCAGGCCATCTGGAGTAGAAAAAGACTTCTTTTCATTGGCTTACTTGGTGGAGGAACCTGCCACTATCCTATGGTAAAATCAAGAGTAGACACAAAATGGGCAAAGCCTAAACGCTTGATTAGCTCATCCACTCTAGGCATGGGGTAGGCATCAAGCTTAGAGACTTCACTCAACTTTCTAAAACCATTGCATCATCTATCAGTGCCGTCCGGCTTGGGAGTCATAACAACTGGGCTGGACCAGGCGCCACGTGACTCTTCAATAACGTAATGTAATGTGTTGCATTACTTTAGTTTGGCCAGGTCGGTTGGAGAAGACATCTTTAAACTAACTGGTCAGTTCTACCAGGTCTTGGCGATAGACAGAGGTCAGCTGAGATCATTAAAAGTACCATATTTTAGCCATTTAGTCTCCATATTTTGTAGACTCCTTCTATCACCTCCCCCAATCTGAACCTATGGATCCGCCCCCTGTGACGCATTGGCTGGCCTGTTTCCTCTGGTTTGTTACATTACATCctcaacgttccacttccgtgATTGCTCCGGTaccgcaggaaattccgccgcatgcatgtattttgtatgtcagtcaccttccgctttctttgtgttggaatattaaactccggtggatttctgaggactatggttaactgctcctcagatctctggctaggctatctgtccaatctgatttctgttgcacaactaaaacaacttttgaacgtacacattccaccaaaacaagttccttcctgaggctattttgcagcggcactgttGGTGCCCGATCTGTGCTGCATGCACAATCCGCCATGCGCATGCACAGATGGTAATCCTGTTTTACGTGGATTTATGGCACTGCATGATCTGTTCCACACttagcctccaccgggaagATAATGTTATTTGAGGTTatagctaattcggctaactgTCAAATTTTCCCTGAGTCAGGATAACAGTACCAAAACGCAGAAAGTTCTGCTCACCTATGCCTCTCCAGCTTCTCCCGTAGCCCACCCGTATACAGTATGTCCTGCACTGACTTGAGTGTGAGGTAAACTCTGCCGGGTCTCCCCCATCTGTAGCACTGTCTTTGATAATTGCGATATCAGGCCAGATTGTTTTTAGATATCTTTAAGTCCTTTACAACGTAAGTTATAACGGCTCACCTATTAAAAAATTGTTGAGTTTAAATCGGGCTCGGGCTTATAATTCCcttagaaaggagagagaaaaattgtacttatttatttttttttacttgtttttttatttgtgtagtCCTCCTGAATGTGAGTTGAAATGTCAATTTGTTTCATTGTTGCTACTACTTGCTACATTTGAGTtcatatgttgtgtttaaatTGCACATTGTTACTGTAAGATTAAAGGGAGAAGAgctactaaataaaaaaaaatactaaaaaagcAAATACAGGCGACTCTTTTTGCACTAGCTCTGTTtagtttaagtttttatttttgtattcctttGTATTCCTTcctttgtattttgttgttagATTGATAGCCTATATCTGGCTTCAGGTTACACtacaaattaattttacttgAACAGAGCAGTGTTAAACAATTTTAAGAAATAGTGATTTGAACCttattgaaatttgttttgtgtaaattttTAATAATTGAGCAATGGGAAAATAATCGCTAATATAAAAGATTAATCGAAAAATTGATCATTAGATTAGTAGACgaatggaaaaaataatttctAGATTAAtcgtttaaaaaataattgtttgggACAGCcctagtttaaagaaatgccaataaaccagagcacgtttttctcccatgctgtgtggaccagctggcaaagcgagactacctGAGGGGAAATGCACAACTTCTCCTGGAAGCTCATTCCGCACAAAGTGTCTCTGAGTGAAAATAAGTTCACATATTCTATTTGTTTGTCTGAAGCGTTTAGCGTCTCTGCTGATAGTGACCCAGCTGGTGAACCAGGTGACCGAGGTGGTCATACCCTACCTGGTGGACCGCTTTATCAGCGTCCCCAATAGGGCAGAGAGTGAAGACGACCCACAGGAGGACAAATATAGAAACCAAAGCACCCTGCCTGCTTTTCCTGTGAGTAACTGCATTCAGAAGAGGTCAAAACAGGGGTTAGAAAACACTCTGGCAGTGTATGACACAGCTTCTTGTTTTGTCACAGGGCTTGTTTGCAGAGTACATCGAGCTCCTGGTGCAGTTTGGGTATTTGAGTCTTTTCTCCTGTGTGTATCCTCTGACGGCCGTGCTGCTGCTCATCAATAATGTAACGGAGATCCGAACGGACGCCTACAAGATCTGCAAACTCTTCCGGAAACCCTTCTACGCCCCTGTAGCCAACATGGGCGTGTGGCAGGtcagcacaaaaacacacaacgcACAATAGAAATGATTCAGATTCAGATaactttattagtccccaagGGGCAATTCAATTTCACGACCAACCCATCCATTAAGggttaaagttaaaaaagtgcACAATCATACAATgtacataattaaaaaagaaataataaaataaacaataaattagtACTGCAGCAGTCACATGTCACTCTGTATACAGATGCTTCTCTCTCCCATAACATCCACACATGACCcaatcatcacacacacacgcacacacacccacacacacaacacccacacacacacacacacacacattcacattcaacaGAGCAGTATGGTGCAAGAACCAGTTTTGTTGAATTATGTGATTTCATTCAACAGTATTGATTGATGTTATAGCAGAGGGAATGAATTAATTGGCATAGCGGTTAGTTTTTGATCTGCTTTCTGGACAACTTGTGTTTTCCAGAGAGAACAGAGATCTTTGAGAGGTAGCCAGTATGTCACCCTCAATTATGAGTAAAACAGCTCACGTCATTGTCTTTTGTTCCAGATTGCTTTTGAGGTCCTGAGTTTTGTCTCTGTTGTGTCCAActgctggctgctgctgctgtcaccaCAGTTACAAATGCTGTGTCAGGAGGGCGGGATGAGCGGCACAAACATTCTGTTGTTTGCTGTTTTGGTCgaggtaagggggggggggggggNNNNNNNNNNGAAGATGAATATCaccctgacttttttttacctctgtgtgtgtttgcagcatGTGCTGATCTTGGTTAAGGTGGTTTTGGCAGTACTAATCCCTGATGAACCGGACTGGATCCGGAAAAAGAGAGAGCGTATTGAGTACACATCCATGCGGGCCTTGAGAGAGCAGGTTAGACCTCTTACATACAGgtcaaaagtttgaacacaccttttcattcaatgcgtttccttatTTTTATGAATATATACATCGTgggttatcactgaagg
This genomic stretch from Etheostoma spectabile isolate EspeVRDwgs_2016 chromosome 8, UIUC_Espe_1.0, whole genome shotgun sequence harbors:
- the LOC116694190 gene encoding anoctamin-10 isoform X2, which produces MSKAGDEGGGGGSSETAQQPEGKTSAGKALSKLSATTIGPSWTKVNCPCCVSERVEPLVLVKLGEKVRPETKRWLVRLIGAPQKDGGAALLAHPGEDASGDLIVVSAPRCTLLKATEELGLCKTYRNTDMEAFSYNDRDNFKDSDNMEVFLTLAERQYIVRYQLDGMRAQKEMKIPGLSDSYVLQHRANIWRKLVSAGVVVDTFPLHNPTKLRDLSNAWYSGNQLAQPLDSVNGYFGTPVAFYFSFLDFYTWSLLPPAILGLSITFFSGSTNAEDDSAPAVTGHMIQAIFSMLWSTVFMELWKRRSSTLSYRWGTLTLADRFAEPRPGFHGDIGVNPVTGRMEPLFPEWQRDLRMALVSVPVVGLFLGLVVLGMVCFYWGEAQVQWLHKDWESLLSLTLLYIPSVLHIVYTNMLANVYRMVAQSLTEYENHREESAFENHLTAKVLVFTFFNNFAVLFHIAFFKQDVPLLRKRLASLLIVTQLVNQVTEVVIPYLVDRFISVPNRAESEDDPQEDKYRNQSTLPAFPGLFAEYIELLVQFGYLSLFSCVYPLTAVLLLINNVTEIRTDAYKICKLFRKPFYAPVANMGVWQIAFEVLSFVSVVSNCWLLLLSPQLQMLCQEGGMSGTNILLFAVLVEHVLILVKVVLAVLIPDEPDWIRKKRERIEYTSMRALREQKRHQES
- the LOC116694190 gene encoding anoctamin-10 isoform X1; the protein is MLPSLRMSKAGDEGGGGGSSETAQQPEGKTSAGKALSKLSATTIGPSWTKVNCPCCVSERVEPLVLVKLGEKVRPETKRWLVRLIGAPQKDGGAALLAHPGEDASGDLIVVSAPRCTLLKATEELGLCKTYRNTDMEAFSYNDRDNFKDSDNMEVFLTLAERQYIVRYQLDGMRAQKEMKIPGLSDSYVLQHRANIWRKLVSAGVVVDTFPLHNPTKLRDLSNAWYSGNQLAQPLDSVNGYFGTPVAFYFSFLDFYTWSLLPPAILGLSITFFSGSTNAEDDSAPAVTGHMIQAIFSMLWSTVFMELWKRRSSTLSYRWGTLTLADRFAEPRPGFHGDIGVNPVTGRMEPLFPEWQRDLRMALVSVPVVGLFLGLVVLGMVCFYWGEAQVQWLHKDWESLLSLTLLYIPSVLHIVYTNMLANVYRMVAQSLTEYENHREESAFENHLTAKVLVFTFFNNFAVLFHIAFFKQDVPLLRKRLASLLIVTQLVNQVTEVVIPYLVDRFISVPNRAESEDDPQEDKYRNQSTLPAFPGLFAEYIELLVQFGYLSLFSCVYPLTAVLLLINNVTEIRTDAYKICKLFRKPFYAPVANMGVWQIAFEVLSFVSVVSNCWLLLLSPQLQMLCQEGGMSGTNILLFAVLVEHVLILVKVVLAVLIPDEPDWIRKKRERIEYTSMRALREQKRHQES